A single window of Salvia splendens isolate huo1 chromosome 6, SspV2, whole genome shotgun sequence DNA harbors:
- the LOC121809701 gene encoding DNA mismatch repair protein MSH7-like isoform X1: MQRQKSILSFLKKPEPSTGAKPAVSDAEITGTDTPPEKVPRRIFPDSRPSLFSTIQHKFAKPHSSTRCDGGENFIIQSLPLGFDASEDSGNGHLVVSKHPSEQHALNSSRTVFPGGDKGSLLLNNLEDDLPGPETPGMRPLVPRVKRVHEDVCDFEAKADFSLQDNRKRMKLEQASGVSKKIHDEDSDTISKFEWLHQSQIKDANGRKPANPLYDKRTLYIPPNALGKMSASQKQYWDVKRQYMDVILFFKVGKFYELYEIDAEIGHKELDWKITQSGVGKCRQVGVSESGIDDAVQKLIARGYKVGRIEQLETSEQAKSRGSTSVIRRKLVHVQTPATTSEGNIGPDAVHLLAIKEGRMLEDGSILFGFAFVDCAALKFWVGSIRDDASYAAVGALLMQVSPKEIIYEGQGLSKDAQRALKKLNLTGSTSFQLNASDACGDAFEVRSIIDANKYFAGSSDSWNQVLDGVVHCDLALCALGGLISHLSRLMLNDVIRNGDIFSYEVYKGFLRMDGQTLVNLEIFNNSADGSQSGTLYKYLDNCITSSGKRLLKNWICHPLQDVDKINNRLDVVENMMADSEIVSHIAQLLRKLPDVERLLGRVKSSFQSSYVLSLPLLGSKLLKQRLKAFGSLVRGLRIGMEMLMLLQNNDVMTASLSKVITVPVLSGSGGLDEYLSQFEAAIDSEFPNYQDHNVSDSEAETLTILIELLVEKAARWSQMIHAINCIDVLRSFAISAISSCGAMCRPNVLSHATVTNSLTATNPILHMEGLWHPYALDENGGAPVPNDIILGEDGSSCTPVTLLLTGPNMGGKSTLLRATCLAVVLAQLGCYVPGRTCTLSVVDIIFTRLGATDRIMTGESTFLIECRETASVLQNATKNSLVILDELGRGTSTFDGYAIAYAVFRHLVESVNCRLLFATHYHPLTKEFSAHPRVKLQHMACCFDRTSDTSSEVDQKLIFLYQLASGACPQSYGMQIAAMAGIPNTVVRAASKARQVMKEIVGESFKSSEQRENFSTLHEEWLKSILSISKTKETDFDDDAFDFLFCLWHELKRSFKEN; encoded by the exons ATGCAGCGACAGAAGTCCATACTCTCATTCCTCAAGAAACCGGAGCCCTCCACCGGAGCCAAACCCGCCGTTTCCGACGCGGAAATCACAGGAACCGACACTCCGCCCGAGAAAGTGCCCCGTCGGATATTTCCGGACAGCCGTCCTTCTCTCTTCTCCACCATTCAGCACAAGTTCGCTAAACCTCACAGCTCCACCAG GTGTGATGGGGgtgaaaattttattattcagTCTCTCCCCCTTGGGTTTGATGCATCAGAGGATTCAGGAAATGGACATTTGGTGGTCTCCAAGCATCCCAGTGAACAACATGCTTTAAATTCCAGCAGAACAGTGTTTCCTGGAGGGGACAAAGGTTCTTTGCTCCTAAACAATTTGGAGGATGACCTTCCTGGCCCAGAGACGCCAGGCATGAGACCGCTTGTTCCTAGGGTAAAGCGAGTGCATGAGGATGTCTGTGATTTTGAGGCTAAGGCTGATTTTTCTTTGCAAGATAATAGGAAAAGAATGAAACTTGAGCAAGCTTCTGGTGTTTCAAAGAAAATTCATGATGAGGACTCGGATACAATTAGCAAGTTTGAATGGTTGCATCAATCCCAAATCAAGGATGCCAATGGAAGAAAGCCAGCAAACCCTCTTTATGATAAGAGGACACTTTACATCCCTCCTAATGCACTGGGAAAGATGTCAGCATCTCAAAAGCAATACTGGGATGTCAAACGCCAGTATATGGACGTGATTCTCTTTTTTAAAGTG GGAAAGTTCTATGAGCTCTATGAAATAGATGCTGAAATCGGTCATAAGGAACTCGATTGGAAAATAACACAAAGTGGTGTCGGGAAGTGTCGACAA GTTGGTGTATCTGAGAGTGGAATTGACGATGCTGTTCAGAAGTTGATAGCTCGTGG GTACAAGGTTGGTCGAATAGAACAGTTGGAAACCTCAGAGCAGGCGAAATCTAGGGGCTCTACATCT GTCATTCGAAGAAAGTTGGTTCATGTGCAAACTCCTGCTACCACTAGTGAGGGCAATATTGGGCCTGATGCGGTTCATCTTCTTGCTATAAAGGAG GGTCGTATGCTGGAAGATGGTTCAATTCTGTTTGGGTTTGCATTTGTTGATTGCGCTGCATTAAAATTTTGGGTTGGTTCTATCAGGGATGATGCTTCATATGCAGCGGTGGGGGCTTTGTTAATGCAG GTGTCTCCTAAGGAAATTATTTATGAAGGACAAG GGCTGTCTAAAGATGCTCAAAGAGCTCTCAAGAAGTTAAATTTGACAG GATCAACTTCATTCCAATTGAATGCAAGTGACGCTTGTGGAGATGCCTTTGAAGTTAGAAGTATTATTGATGCAAACAAGTACTTTGCTGGGTCTTCTGATTCATGGAACCAAGTTCTTGATGGAGTTGTGCACTGTGATCTTGCGTTGTGTGCCTTGGGGGGACTTATTAGTCATCTATCAAGATTGATG TTAAATGATGTCATTCGCAATGGAGATATTTTTTCTTACGAAGTTTATAAGGGTTTCCTTAGAATGGATGGTCAGACTCTGGTAAATTTGGAGATCTTTAATAATAGCGCGGATGGTAGCCAATCAG GCACTCTGTACAAGTATCTTGATAATTGCATAACTTCATCTGGGAAACGGCTCTTAAAGAATTGGATATGTCATCCCCTTCAAGATGTAGATAAAATAAACAATAGGCTTGATGTAGTTGAAAACATGATGGCTGATTCAGAAATCGTCTCACACATTGCCCAATTACTTCGCAAGCTTCCAGATGTGGAAAGGTTACTCGGACGTGTAAAGTCGAGCTTTCAATCTTCTTATGTACTTTCATTGCCCTTACTTGGTAGCAAGTTACTGAAACAGCGA CTAAAAGCTTTTGGATCTCTTGTAAGAGGACTGCGAATTGGAATGGAAATGCTAATGCTATTGCAAAACAATGATGTCATGACGGCATCATTATCAAAAGTTATAACTGTTCCTGTTCTAAGTGGCAGTGGGGGGCTTGATGAATACCTTTCTCAGTTTGAAGCAGCAATAGATAGCGAATTCCCCAATTACCAG GACCATAACGTTTCAGACTCAGAGGCTGAAACATTAACTATTTTGATTGAGTTACTTGTCGAGAAGGCAGCTCGGTGGTCTCAAATGATACATGCCATAAATTGCATTGATGTATTAAGATCTTTTGCCATATCTGCGATTTCTTCTTGTGGAGCGATGTGTCGACCTAATGTTTTGTCCCACGCCACCGTTACTAACTCACTCACGGCGACAAACCCAATACTTCATATGGAAGGGCTATGGCATCCTTATGCCCTTGATGAGAATGGGGGGGCACCTGTGCCCAATGACATTATTCTTGGAGAAGATGGTAGTAGTTGTACTCCAGTGACATTGTTATTGACCGGGCCAAATATGGGTGGGAAGTCAACACTCTTGCGTGCAACTTGTCTGGCTGTTGTACTGGCACAG CTAGGTTGTTATGTGCCGGGCAGAACATGCACTCTATCAGTTGTCGACATCATATTTACCCGGCTTGGTGCAACCGATCGTATTATGACTGGCGAGA GTACCTTCCTAATTGAGTGCAGAGAGACAGCATCAGTTTTGCAAAATGCTACTAAGAATTCACTGGTTATTCTTGACGAATTGGGTCGAGGGACTAGTACTTTTGATGGATATGCTATTGCCTATGCT GTGTTTCGTCATCTTGTGGAGTCAGTCAACTGCCGATTGTTATTTGCAACACATTATCACCCTCTGACAAAGGAGTTTTCAGCCCATCCTCGTGTAAAACTGCAACATATGGCATGCTGTTTTGATCGGACTTCTGACACATCATCAGAAGTCGACCAAAAGCTGATTTTCCTCTACCAGCTGGCCTCTGGAGCGTGCCCACAGAGTTATGGAATGCAAATAGCAGCTATGGCTGGAATTCCAAACACAGTGGTTCGAGCAGCCTCAAAAGCAAGACAAGTCATGAAAGAAATTGTGGGAGAAAGCTTCAAGTCAAGCGAGCAGAGGGAGAATTTCTCGACATTGCATGAAGAGTGGCTGAAATCAATTCTATCTATTTCGAAGACAAAGGAAACTGATTTTGACGACGATGCGTTTGATTTCTTATTTTGCCTGTGGCATGAGCTGAAAAGATCTTTCAAGGAGAACTGA
- the LOC121809701 gene encoding DNA mismatch repair protein MSH7-like isoform X2, translating into MRPLVPRVKRVHEDVCDFEAKADFSLQDNRKRMKLEQASGVSKKIHDEDSDTISKFEWLHQSQIKDANGRKPANPLYDKRTLYIPPNALGKMSASQKQYWDVKRQYMDVILFFKVGKFYELYEIDAEIGHKELDWKITQSGVGKCRQVGVSESGIDDAVQKLIARGYKVGRIEQLETSEQAKSRGSTSVIRRKLVHVQTPATTSEGNIGPDAVHLLAIKEGRMLEDGSILFGFAFVDCAALKFWVGSIRDDASYAAVGALLMQVSPKEIIYEGQGLSKDAQRALKKLNLTGSTSFQLNASDACGDAFEVRSIIDANKYFAGSSDSWNQVLDGVVHCDLALCALGGLISHLSRLMLNDVIRNGDIFSYEVYKGFLRMDGQTLVNLEIFNNSADGSQSGTLYKYLDNCITSSGKRLLKNWICHPLQDVDKINNRLDVVENMMADSEIVSHIAQLLRKLPDVERLLGRVKSSFQSSYVLSLPLLGSKLLKQRLKAFGSLVRGLRIGMEMLMLLQNNDVMTASLSKVITVPVLSGSGGLDEYLSQFEAAIDSEFPNYQDHNVSDSEAETLTILIELLVEKAARWSQMIHAINCIDVLRSFAISAISSCGAMCRPNVLSHATVTNSLTATNPILHMEGLWHPYALDENGGAPVPNDIILGEDGSSCTPVTLLLTGPNMGGKSTLLRATCLAVVLAQLGCYVPGRTCTLSVVDIIFTRLGATDRIMTGESTFLIECRETASVLQNATKNSLVILDELGRGTSTFDGYAIAYAVFRHLVESVNCRLLFATHYHPLTKEFSAHPRVKLQHMACCFDRTSDTSSEVDQKLIFLYQLASGACPQSYGMQIAAMAGIPNTVVRAASKARQVMKEIVGESFKSSEQRENFSTLHEEWLKSILSISKTKETDFDDDAFDFLFCLWHELKRSFKEN; encoded by the exons ATGAGACCGCTTGTTCCTAGGGTAAAGCGAGTGCATGAGGATGTCTGTGATTTTGAGGCTAAGGCTGATTTTTCTTTGCAAGATAATAGGAAAAGAATGAAACTTGAGCAAGCTTCTGGTGTTTCAAAGAAAATTCATGATGAGGACTCGGATACAATTAGCAAGTTTGAATGGTTGCATCAATCCCAAATCAAGGATGCCAATGGAAGAAAGCCAGCAAACCCTCTTTATGATAAGAGGACACTTTACATCCCTCCTAATGCACTGGGAAAGATGTCAGCATCTCAAAAGCAATACTGGGATGTCAAACGCCAGTATATGGACGTGATTCTCTTTTTTAAAGTG GGAAAGTTCTATGAGCTCTATGAAATAGATGCTGAAATCGGTCATAAGGAACTCGATTGGAAAATAACACAAAGTGGTGTCGGGAAGTGTCGACAA GTTGGTGTATCTGAGAGTGGAATTGACGATGCTGTTCAGAAGTTGATAGCTCGTGG GTACAAGGTTGGTCGAATAGAACAGTTGGAAACCTCAGAGCAGGCGAAATCTAGGGGCTCTACATCT GTCATTCGAAGAAAGTTGGTTCATGTGCAAACTCCTGCTACCACTAGTGAGGGCAATATTGGGCCTGATGCGGTTCATCTTCTTGCTATAAAGGAG GGTCGTATGCTGGAAGATGGTTCAATTCTGTTTGGGTTTGCATTTGTTGATTGCGCTGCATTAAAATTTTGGGTTGGTTCTATCAGGGATGATGCTTCATATGCAGCGGTGGGGGCTTTGTTAATGCAG GTGTCTCCTAAGGAAATTATTTATGAAGGACAAG GGCTGTCTAAAGATGCTCAAAGAGCTCTCAAGAAGTTAAATTTGACAG GATCAACTTCATTCCAATTGAATGCAAGTGACGCTTGTGGAGATGCCTTTGAAGTTAGAAGTATTATTGATGCAAACAAGTACTTTGCTGGGTCTTCTGATTCATGGAACCAAGTTCTTGATGGAGTTGTGCACTGTGATCTTGCGTTGTGTGCCTTGGGGGGACTTATTAGTCATCTATCAAGATTGATG TTAAATGATGTCATTCGCAATGGAGATATTTTTTCTTACGAAGTTTATAAGGGTTTCCTTAGAATGGATGGTCAGACTCTGGTAAATTTGGAGATCTTTAATAATAGCGCGGATGGTAGCCAATCAG GCACTCTGTACAAGTATCTTGATAATTGCATAACTTCATCTGGGAAACGGCTCTTAAAGAATTGGATATGTCATCCCCTTCAAGATGTAGATAAAATAAACAATAGGCTTGATGTAGTTGAAAACATGATGGCTGATTCAGAAATCGTCTCACACATTGCCCAATTACTTCGCAAGCTTCCAGATGTGGAAAGGTTACTCGGACGTGTAAAGTCGAGCTTTCAATCTTCTTATGTACTTTCATTGCCCTTACTTGGTAGCAAGTTACTGAAACAGCGA CTAAAAGCTTTTGGATCTCTTGTAAGAGGACTGCGAATTGGAATGGAAATGCTAATGCTATTGCAAAACAATGATGTCATGACGGCATCATTATCAAAAGTTATAACTGTTCCTGTTCTAAGTGGCAGTGGGGGGCTTGATGAATACCTTTCTCAGTTTGAAGCAGCAATAGATAGCGAATTCCCCAATTACCAG GACCATAACGTTTCAGACTCAGAGGCTGAAACATTAACTATTTTGATTGAGTTACTTGTCGAGAAGGCAGCTCGGTGGTCTCAAATGATACATGCCATAAATTGCATTGATGTATTAAGATCTTTTGCCATATCTGCGATTTCTTCTTGTGGAGCGATGTGTCGACCTAATGTTTTGTCCCACGCCACCGTTACTAACTCACTCACGGCGACAAACCCAATACTTCATATGGAAGGGCTATGGCATCCTTATGCCCTTGATGAGAATGGGGGGGCACCTGTGCCCAATGACATTATTCTTGGAGAAGATGGTAGTAGTTGTACTCCAGTGACATTGTTATTGACCGGGCCAAATATGGGTGGGAAGTCAACACTCTTGCGTGCAACTTGTCTGGCTGTTGTACTGGCACAG CTAGGTTGTTATGTGCCGGGCAGAACATGCACTCTATCAGTTGTCGACATCATATTTACCCGGCTTGGTGCAACCGATCGTATTATGACTGGCGAGA GTACCTTCCTAATTGAGTGCAGAGAGACAGCATCAGTTTTGCAAAATGCTACTAAGAATTCACTGGTTATTCTTGACGAATTGGGTCGAGGGACTAGTACTTTTGATGGATATGCTATTGCCTATGCT GTGTTTCGTCATCTTGTGGAGTCAGTCAACTGCCGATTGTTATTTGCAACACATTATCACCCTCTGACAAAGGAGTTTTCAGCCCATCCTCGTGTAAAACTGCAACATATGGCATGCTGTTTTGATCGGACTTCTGACACATCATCAGAAGTCGACCAAAAGCTGATTTTCCTCTACCAGCTGGCCTCTGGAGCGTGCCCACAGAGTTATGGAATGCAAATAGCAGCTATGGCTGGAATTCCAAACACAGTGGTTCGAGCAGCCTCAAAAGCAAGACAAGTCATGAAAGAAATTGTGGGAGAAAGCTTCAAGTCAAGCGAGCAGAGGGAGAATTTCTCGACATTGCATGAAGAGTGGCTGAAATCAATTCTATCTATTTCGAAGACAAAGGAAACTGATTTTGACGACGATGCGTTTGATTTCTTATTTTGCCTGTGGCATGAGCTGAAAAGATCTTTCAAGGAGAACTGA